The genome window AAGATAAGACACCTACTGAGTATAACTGACGAATAACAAGCGGCGTCATGGTCATTGGCTGCGGGCGCGCAACCAATGATTGAAAAACAATCAACCCCGAACGGCCAAATGCTGCAACCCTGTCTAAACCGGTGCGACCAATCGAGGCAACAAAGTCCAACAACGCGAGTATCAATCCTTTCATGACACACCCTCTGCCAAGCCAAGATCATCCAAAAGCGGCTGGGCTGAGTAATGAAACGGAACAGGACCATCAGGCTGCCCCTGCATAAACTGCTCAACCTGCGGCAGGTGATTTTTCGATAATTCCTCAGGAGTCCCTTGCGCAATCACTTCTCCTCCTGAAATGAGGAAAATATGATCTGCAATACTCATAGTCTCTTTTATATCGTGCGATACGATAATACTGGTATGCCCTAATGCTTTGTTCATAGCACTAATCAATTTCACAAGGACACCCATAGCAATGGGGTCTTGACCGGCAAACGGCTCGTCATACATCACAATATCGGGATCTAAAACAATTGCTCTGGCTAAGGCAACACGACGAGTCATACCACCAGAAAGCTCACTCGGCATTAAAGGATGCGCACCTCTTAGGCCAACCGCATTTAGCTTTAACAAGACTATATCGCGGATCATGTCTTCTGGCAGTTTCGTGTGTACCCTAAGTGGAAACGCGACATTGTCAAAAACTGACATGTCAGTAAATAAAGCACCGCTTTGAAACAGCATTCCCATTCGCTCACGCAACAAAAAAAGATCATGGCGAGGTAAACGATGGACATCGCTAGCATCCACTAAAACCCGGCCAGCGTCAGGACGCAGCTGTCCGCCAATCAATTTAAGCAAAGTGGTTTTACCCGTGCCTGATGGCCCCATTATCGCCGTAACTTTACCGCGAGGGATGCGCAAATTGACACCGTTAAAGATAGTGCGATTACCACGACTGAAATGAAGATCATCAACAATAATGACGCTATCTTCATTAGACTGTTTTGACATGCGTAGGGCGTATCCTCTGCCGTAAAATATTCCGCTAACCTATATTAACGGAAAATTAAGGCGCACAATATACCACTAGTGCAAGAAAACATGAATAATCCCAATTCACTTGCGTAACATAACAGTTCTGATTTAATACCGCTTTTTACCTTCGGATTTACTATTCTATGCTTTATCCCATTTTAGCGATACTTGGTGGATTAATCGTGCTCGTATGGAGTGCAGATCGCTTCGTAAACGGTGCCGCCGCTACCGCCAAAAACTTCGGAATGTCACCGTTATTGATAGGCTTAACGATCGTGTCTTTTGGCACGTCCGCCCCCGAAATGCTGGTCTCTTTTATGGCCTCCATCAATGATTCGGGAAGCTTGGCGGTCGGTAACGCGGTTGGTTCTAATATTGCCAACATTGCTTTAGTACTTGGTATAACCGCAATGATTGCTCCTATGCCGGTAAAATCAGGGGTTATCAAAAAAGAGATTCCTCTATTAGTGGGTATAACGTTACTGGCTGGCTACTGCTTATGGGATCTGACGCTTTCACTATCCGACGGTATTATCTTGTTTGTTGGGTTGATTGTTTGTCTCTATTTATTTGCAAAATACCAACAAGAGGAAGAAGGTTCGGATGATGAAGAAATCCCCGAACTGACAACACCTAAAGCTATTTTTTGGCTGCTAATAGGGCTTGCTCTTTTAATAGCAAGCTCAAGATTACTCGTCTGGGGCGCTGTTGAAATCGCCACAATTATGGGCGTCTCCGAACTCATCATTGGTTTGACGATTGTAGCCATCGGCACCAGCCTACCGGAATTAGCGGCTACCGTAGCCAGTGCACTAAAAAAACAACACGATATCGCATTAGGTAACATAGTCGGTTCTAACATCTTCAATTTAGGTGCCGTGATGGCAATTCCGGGCTTAGTGTCTCCCATTAGCATTGAGGCAGACGCGTTCTCCCGTGACTACATGGCCATGCTTGCCGTCACAATGCTGCTTGTCGCCTTTTGCTTGTGGCAGCGCCCCGCCCGAATCTCACGTATCGAGGGCGGCCTACTAACCGCCGCCTATGCGGGATATCTCTACCTGCTGTACACTGTTGCATCCTGATTAACCCAAACGGAAATAAGTAAGTTTTATTATGGAACAAAGCAAACCTTTCTTAGAATCTGCTATTCGTACTATTAAATTAGAAGCCGAAGCAGTACTAGAACTTATTCCGCATTTAGATGCCGGATTCGAAGCAGCCTGCGAACTGCTGATCGAATGCAAAGGACGTGTCATTGTCACAGGTATGGGTAAGTCAGGTCACATTGGCTGTAAAATTGCAGCAACACTAGCCAGCACAGGCACTCCGGCCTTCTTTGTTCACCCAGGTGAAGCCAGCCATGGCGATATGGGGATGTTCACACCAGAAGACGTGGTCATTGCGCTATCCAACTCAGGTGAAACCGCTGAGATTGTGACTATATTGCCGCTCATTAAACGGATGGCAGCTCCGCTAATCAGTATTACAGGTAACCCTGCATCCACATTATCTCAAGAAGCTAATGTCAATTTAGACATCTCTGTTTCCGAAGAAGCATGTCCTCTCAACTTAGCACCTACATCCAGTACGACGGCGCAGTTGGTGATGGGAGACGCACTTGCAATCGCCTTACTTGAAGCCAAAGGTTTTACCGCCGAAGACTTTGCCTTTTCTCACCCTGGTGGTAGCCTCGGCCGCAAGCTCTTGCTCAAAGTTAAAAGCATTATGCACGCAGGCGACGACATACCTACCGTCGAACTCGGCACATCAGTTAATGCGGCACTTATAGAAGTTACAGAAAAGCGCTTAGGCATGACAACAGTTGTCGACAAAGACGGTGTACTGGTCGGTATATTTACCGATGGAGACTTGCGACGAACGCTTGATTTGAACCTTGACCTCAAATCAACACCAATAGAACAAGTTATGACACGCCAATCAACAACCGTAAACGAAGAAATGCTCGCCGCCGAAGCCCTTCACATCATGCAAACTAAAAAAATCAACGCGCTGATTGCTTGCGATAACCAAGGTCGCCCTACTGGCGCACTGAATATGCACGACATGTTAAAAGCAGGAGTGATTTAATGCGCACTATCGACAATATTGAACTTGCAAAACGCGCCGCAAACATCACGCTAGCAGTGTTTGACGTGGATGGTATTTTAACTGACGGCAGTTTACATTTCCTTGCAGATGGTTCAGAAGTCAAAATGTTTAACACCCTAGACGGCCTAGGCTTCAAAATGCTGCATGACGCGGGGATTGAAACCGCGATCATTACTGGCCGAAAGTCACCGCAAGTCGAAATGCGTGTCAAAGCACTGGGAATTACATACCTGCACCAAGGACGGGATGACAAACTTACCGCCCTGCGTGAAATACTAGACAAAACAGCTCATAGCGAAGAGACAACCGCCTATATTGGCGACG of Neptunomonas phycophila contains these proteins:
- a CDS encoding calcium/sodium antiporter — protein: MLYPILAILGGLIVLVWSADRFVNGAAATAKNFGMSPLLIGLTIVSFGTSAPEMLVSFMASINDSGSLAVGNAVGSNIANIALVLGITAMIAPMPVKSGVIKKEIPLLVGITLLAGYCLWDLTLSLSDGIILFVGLIVCLYLFAKYQQEEEGSDDEEIPELTTPKAIFWLLIGLALLIASSRLLVWGAVEIATIMGVSELIIGLTIVAIGTSLPELAATVASALKKQHDIALGNIVGSNIFNLGAVMAIPGLVSPISIEADAFSRDYMAMLAVTMLLVAFCLWQRPARISRIEGGLLTAAYAGYLYLLYTVAS
- a CDS encoding ABC transporter ATP-binding protein; translated protein: MSKQSNEDSVIIVDDLHFSRGNRTIFNGVNLRIPRGKVTAIMGPSGTGKTTLLKLIGGQLRPDAGRVLVDASDVHRLPRHDLFLLRERMGMLFQSGALFTDMSVFDNVAFPLRVHTKLPEDMIRDIVLLKLNAVGLRGAHPLMPSELSGGMTRRVALARAIVLDPDIVMYDEPFAGQDPIAMGVLVKLISAMNKALGHTSIIVSHDIKETMSIADHIFLISGGEVIAQGTPEELSKNHLPQVEQFMQGQPDGPVPFHYSAQPLLDDLGLAEGVS
- a CDS encoding KpsF/GutQ family sugar-phosphate isomerase, encoding MEQSKPFLESAIRTIKLEAEAVLELIPHLDAGFEAACELLIECKGRVIVTGMGKSGHIGCKIAATLASTGTPAFFVHPGEASHGDMGMFTPEDVVIALSNSGETAEIVTILPLIKRMAAPLISITGNPASTLSQEANVNLDISVSEEACPLNLAPTSSTTAQLVMGDALAIALLEAKGFTAEDFAFSHPGGSLGRKLLLKVKSIMHAGDDIPTVELGTSVNAALIEVTEKRLGMTTVVDKDGVLVGIFTDGDLRRTLDLNLDLKSTPIEQVMTRQSTTVNEEMLAAEALHIMQTKKINALIACDNQGRPTGALNMHDMLKAGVI
- a CDS encoding KdsC family phosphatase is translated as MRTIDNIELAKRAANITLAVFDVDGILTDGSLHFLADGSEVKMFNTLDGLGFKMLHDAGIETAIITGRKSPQVEMRVKALGITYLHQGRDDKLTALREILDKTAHSEETTAYIGDDLPDLSAITAVAFGATVPNGHPLVKEEASWVTERTGGYGAAREFCETILQAKGLLEQAYQRFR